A single Oryctolagus cuniculus chromosome 18, mOryCun1.1, whole genome shotgun sequence DNA region contains:
- the ORYCUNV1R1575 gene encoding vomeronasal 1 receptor oryCunV1R1575 has protein sequence MCSASLDIGIIFLTQTGIGLVGNSSLLCLYNFTLLTGHLLRPTDLFLNQLVLANSIVLISKGIPQTLAAFGWNYLLDDIGCKLIFYFYRVATGVSFSTICLFNGFQAIKLDPSIWRWMELKIRSLKFLGFCCFFCWVLHILVNSCLPIIVSGPLNIKNTSIENNYGYCSWHLSGNLLDSFYTILYFSPDLISLGFMIWASSSTIFILYRHKQRVQHIHRHRLSSRPSHEVRATNTILILVSFFVTFYSIYITMALWVTLVENQGQWIVNTSVLVASCFPAFSPFVLIISDTRVSRLCSGCRAGRSAS, from the coding sequence ATGTGTTCTGCCAGCCTGGATATTGGGATTATCTTCCTCACTCAGACAGGGATTGGCCTTGTGGGAAATTCCTCCCTCCTTTGTCTTTATAACTTCACTCTGCTAACTGGACATCTTTTGAGGCCCACAGATTTATTTCTCAATCAACTGGTCTTGGCCAATTCCATTGTTCTTATCTCTAAAGGTATACCCCAGACCTTGGCGGCTTTTGGATGGAATTATTTGCTGGATGATATAGGATGTAAACTTATCTTCTATTTTTACAGAGTGGCAACAGGAGTGTCCTTCAGTACCATCTGCCTTTTCAATGGTTTCCAGGCCATTAAACTTGACCCCAGTATTTGGAGATGGATGGAGCTTAAGATAAGGTCCCTAAAGTTCCTtggcttctgctgtttcttctgcTGGGTTCTGCATATTTTAGTAAATTCTTGTCTTCCTATAATAGTGAGTGGTCCATTGAATATCAAAAATACCAGTATAGAAAATAATTATGGGTACTGTTCTTGGCATTTAAGTGGAAAtcttttagattcattttatacAATCCTGTATTTTTCTCCTGACCTCATAAGTTTGGGCTTCATGATCTGGGCCAGCAGCTCAACCATCTTTATCCTGTACAGACATAAACAGAGAGTCCAACATATTCACAGGCACCGACTCTCTTCCAGGCCTTCCCATGAGGTCAGAGCCACCAACACCATCCTAATCCTGGTGAGTTTCTTTGTCAccttttattcaatatatatcACGATGGCACTGTGGGTGACACTGGTTGAAAATCAAGGCCAGTGGATCGTGAACACCTCTGTGCTTGTGGCATCGTGTTTCCCAGCGTTCAGCCCCTTCGTGCTCATCATCAGTGACACCAGAGTCTCTCGGTTGTGTTCTGGCTGCAGGGCGGGGAGAAGTGCTTCCTAA